agtggggacgGCCGGCGGCTCTGGGCTGGGCCGGCCCGCCTCGTCCTCGCCCGTCAGGTCGATCTGCACCACGTCCCGCTCGGCGGCCGGCCTGGGATGGGAGGGCCGGCCCGGGAGAGGGCCCGCCGTCCGCCCCGGGAGTGGGGTAGGGCCACGGGACAGGCCCAGGCCTGGGATAGGACCCCCGTCCGGGACAGGACCCCCTCCTGGGATGCGATGGAGGCCGTTGGTGTGCTCAGGGTGGGGGTCCCCAGTCAGGCCCAGGCCTGGGATGGGACCCCCAGTCAGCCTCATCCCAGGCTTCCTGCTCGGGACGGGATGGGAGCCATCGATGTGCTCTGGGTGGGGGCCCCTGGTCAGGCTCAGTCCTGGGACGGGCCCCTCTCCCGGGCTAGGATGGGGTCTGCGGGACAGGCCAGGTTTGGGGCCCCCAGTCAGGCCCAGGCCTGGGATGGGCCCCCCACTTGCGCTGGGACCCCCAGTCATACCCAGACATGGGATGGGCTCCCCGCTTGGGCTGGGACCCCCAGTGAGGGCTGGGACGGGCCCCCCACCCGGGATGGGACCCCCAGTGAGGGCTGGGACAGGACCCCCAGTCAGGCTCAGGCCTGGAAAGGGACTCCCACTCGGGCTGGGACCCCTGGTGAGGCCCAGGCCTGGTACAGGCCCCCCGACCGGGCTGGGACCGGGCCCCAGAGTTACGCCCAGCCCGGGGATGGGTACCCCGAAGAGCCCAGGCCCGGGGCACCCGGGCAGACCCAGCAGGCCGTAGAGTTCCCGCAGCACTACGGCCGGGTGGGCGGTGTGCAGGTGGACATTGAAAGGCTGCAGTTGGTCGGCGTGGTAGCCGCAGATCTGGCAGTGGTAGCCCTCCggcccttcctcctcctcttcctcctcctcgtcGTCCTCCTCCTCCCGCTGGCCTCCTCCCAGCGCCCGCTCCCGGTCCCGCTCCCGGTCGTACACCACCACCTCAGCGGCCCGGGACCCAGTCCAGGCCTCCTCCTCGGCCTCACCCGCCGCCCCCTGCCCCTCGCCCGGCGCGGCAGACCGCAGGGTGTCGCACTTGCGCTTGGCTG
Above is a window of Pristis pectinata isolate sPriPec2 unplaced genomic scaffold, sPriPec2.1.pri scaffold_94_arrow_ctg1, whole genome shotgun sequence DNA encoding:
- the LOC127567289 gene encoding collagen alpha-1(III) chain-like; protein product: NDQRRPSEALTPSSMAAKRKCDTLRSAAPGEGQGAAGEAEEEAWTGSRAAEVVVYDRERDRERALGGGQREEEDDEEEEEEEEGPEGYHCQICGYHADQLQPFNVHLHTAHPAVVLRELYGLLGLPGCPGPGLFGVPIPGLGVTLGPGPSPVGGPVPGLGLTRGPSPSGSPFPGLSLTGGPVPALTGGPIPGGGPVPALTGGPSPSGEPIPCLGMTGGPSASGGPIPGLGLTGGPKPGLSRRPHPSPGEGPVPGLSLTRGPHPEHIDGSHPVPSRKPGMRLTGGPIPGLGLTGDPHPEHTNGLHRIPGGGPVPDGGPIPGLGLSRGPTPLPGRTAGPLPGRPSHPRPAAERDVVQIDLTGEDEAGRPSPEPPAVPTPSPPSDPRPQPLDPELEAGGPLAESFSRFPYPSPAELARCGLSAGLPAERVRVWFAVQRLRHGISWTPEEVREARDKLRRGAGPLRLPLPPGTGPSPGPQEGRAPRCRKTKGQLAALKSSFSRGPYPDQAETRRLQARTGLGRAEIRRWFSDSRYQRRRGPAGPLCRREGEEEEEGGATGTPGTACRRPRAPSLGRPRKSKEQLAVLKGFFLRSRWPSGEDYGRLVQSTGLARADIIQWFGDTRYALKNGQLKWVHRGSAGLATGGGEGGRRRRRLRPGVEGASAEGQRPREGGEEVVVVGNGTSGHSSPAVGLAL